Within Saccharomonospora cyanea NA-134, the genomic segment CCCTTCTCCGCGAACAACGACCGCGCGACGTCGAGCAACTGCTGCCTGCGTTCGGCTCCGGTCATGCGGACGCGAGTCACCGGGCGGTCCGAACCGACCCCGGTGACCACGTCTCGTTTCGCTCGTCGTCTCGCGGCCACCGAGGCAGCCTAGCCCGGTGACCGCGAGACGGCTCAGCAGGACGGGAGGTGCTTCCCGCTGCGGCGACTACTTGCCTTCGACCGCGAGCTTCGCCAGGCGGGTGGGAGTCGGCCAGCGCACGTTGTAGGCCCAGCCGAACTTCTCGAAGAGCCAGATCAGCCGCGCGGAGATGTCGATCTGGCCGCGCTTGACGCCGTGCCGGGCGGACGTCGGGTCCGCGTGGTGCAGGTTGTGCCACGACTCGCCGAACGAGAAGATCGCGAGCGGCCAGAAGTTGGCCGACCGGTCCCGTGCCGCGAACGGCCGTTCACCGATCATGTGGCAGATCGAGTTCACCGACCAGGTCACGTGGTGCAGCACGCACGCGCGCACCAGTCCGGCCCAGAAGAAGGCGGTGACGGCACCCCACCACGACCACGTGATGAGGCCGCCGAGCAGAGCGGGAAGCGCGAAGCTCAGCAGCGTCCACAGCCAGAACAGGCGGTCGACGCGGCTGATGGCCTTGTCCTTGAGCAGGTCGGGCGCGAACCGCTCGGCGTTGCTGCGGTCCCGCTCGAACAGCCAGCCCATGTGGGCGTGCCAGAAACCCTTCGCGATGGCCATCGGGGAGGTGCCGAACAGCCACGGCGAGTGCGGGTCGCCCTCCTTGTCGGAGAACGCGTGGTGCCGCCTGTGGTCGGCGACCCACGTGATGACCGGGCCCTGCAGGGCCATGCTGCCCGCGATGGCCATGACCACCCGCAGCCATGGCTTGGCCTTGAAGGAACCATGGGTGAAGTGGCGGTGGAACGCCACGGTGATCCCGAGTCCCGTGATGGCGTAGAAGAGAACGAACAGCCCGACGTCGACCCACGTCAAGCCCCATCCCCAGGCGAAGGGGACGGCGGCGACGAGCGCGGCCAGCGGGGCGATGACACCGAAGTAGACCGAGAACTGCACGCCCGCGGAGCGCTTGCCGTCGAGGATGGGTTTGGGGCCTCGCGCGGGTTTCGCCGCGGATTCGTCGAGAGTGGCCGTCATACGCTTCACTTCTTTCCACGAGAATCGGCAAGGTGACCCTTACCTACGTTTCCGTAAGTTACGGTACAGGAGGTTTCCTCGTGTCGGGAGAGGCGAAACGTCGCTTGGACGCCCCTCGGTGAGTACCCGATTCCGCACTGGCTATCCTGACCAGGCGCGATCCGCCGTAGTGTAATTGGCAGCACTTCAGATTTTGGTTCTGACAGTCCAGGTTCGAGTCCTGGCGGCGGAGCGAAGGTGGCTCCTGACGTGCCAGGAGATGCCTGAAGGGGGTGGGGGCGGCTGCACGGGGGCAACGTGGACGGCGAGCGGCATCCGGCGTTGGGAGACATGTCCGACGCCTGGGTACTGGGCCGTGCCCGTGAACTCATCGCTGCCGTCCAGCGCACGGACCACGCCGAACAGCTCCGCGTCACCGAGACCCTCGACGAACTCCTCGAGGAGACCCGCCGTCGCGGCGAGCCGACGCTGGTGGCCCACCTGCTCAGAGCGGCCGGACTCGCGCGCCTCGTGACCCGCGGCCTCGCGGACGAGGCGGAGCCGCTGCTCGACGAGATGCTCACGCACACCCGGCGGCACGGGCTCGCGCTCCTGCGCGCCGACGCGCACGCCCTGCGGGGCAGGCTGCTGGTGCTCAGGGAGCAGGAGGACGCCGCGCTCACCGAGATCGCGCGCGCACTGGCGCTGCTCGACGACGTTCCCGCACCCGAGGTGCACCTCGGCAGGCGCGCGTGGGACCGGCTGCTGGCGTCCGCGCTCAACGACTGCTGGATCGTGTTGAACCAGCTCGGCGTGTACGAGGCGGCGGAGGAGGTCATCACCCGCGCCCATCAGGCCATCCGGGACAGCGCGGGCCCGCACGAGATCACGCTGCAGTTGATGAACCGCGTGAAGATGCTGCTGGGCTGGGGGCTGCGTCTGGAACGCGTCGGCCGCACCGAGGAGGCGGGTGAGAAGTTCCGCACGGCGGCGTCCATGACGATCGCGGTGGAGGCGTCGTTCGCCGAGTCGTTGTTCCCGCGCAAACCCGGGGTGCCCGCCGTGGAGCAGGTGGGCGTCCTGGCGGCGTCGCTGGCACTGGCGGCCCCGGCCGCGGCGCACGTCGAGCGACTTCGCAAGCTCACCGGCGAAACGGGCTATCCGCACGAACAGTTGCTGGTGACCATCGCCCTCGCACGCTGCCTGGTCGCCGACGGCCGCGAAGCCGAGGCGATGCGGACGTTGCTGGAAGCACGCCACACCGAGGCCGAGGACACGTCGCAGCCGTCGATGCGCCTGAACCTCCTCCGGGAGCTCACCACGCTCAGCGGCGGCCTCGCGGACGACACGGAACGGCAGAGCGACGCCCCCTCGCCGGACGAGGACCCCATGCGTCTGCTTCTCGACTACGCCACGGCGCTGGAGGACGAGCTGTGGTCCATGCGCGAGTCGCAGATCGCCACGCTCAACACGCGCAGGGAGCACGAGCGCCTGTCGGCGGAACACGGCGCGATCACGCAGCAGGCCATGCAGGATCCGCTCACCAGCCTGCCCAACCGCCGGGCACTCGACGAGCGCCTGCGCGCCTTCGCCACCTCGACGTCCTCCGAGCCGCTCTCGGTGGCGCTGGTGGACCTCGACGGGTTCAAGGACGTCAACGACCAGCACTCGCACGCCGAGGGCGACGCGGTACTGCGCGTGGTGGCGAGCACGCTGCGCGACGCCCTCCGCGCCGACGACATCGTGGCGCGCTACGGCGGTGACGAGTTCGTGATCCTGCTTCCGAAGGCGTCGATGTCCGCGGCGACCCAGGCGCTGACGCGAGCGGTGAAGGCCGTGGCGTCGCTACCCCGGCACCTGTCCCACGGCGTCACGCTCTCGGTGGGCCAGGTGTGCCTGCGCGCGCAGGAGAGCGCCGAGGAGGTGTTGTCGCGCGCCGACGCCGCGATGTACCAGGCGAAGCGCCGGGGCGGCAACCAGATCGCGTCGAGCCCGGCGGGTGAGGACGGCTCGGTCGAACGTGGCGCCACCCACTCACAGGGGACCGACCCCACGGCGCAGGCAGGAGGCCACCCGTAGGATCGTGGGCCGTCGGACATCCCCTTCCATCCCCGAGGAGTGCCGTGACCGGCCCGCTGAGCACCGTCATTCTCGCCGCGGGTGAGGGCACCCGCATGAGGTCCAAGCTCCCGAAGGTCCTGCATCCGATCGCGGGGCGACCGCTGGTCGAACACGCGGTCCGCGCGGCGGCCGGACTCGACCCCGACCAGCTCGTCGTGGTGGTGGGGCACGGCAGGGAGGCGGTCCGCGACCACCTCGCCCACGTGGAGAACGTGCTGGGCCGCCCCGTCACGTGTGCCGTGCAGGAGAACCAGAAGGGCACCGGCCACGCCGTGTCGTGTGCGCTCGCCGCGTTGCCGTCGGCGGCGTCGGGCACCGTGCTGGTGACCTACGGCGACGTCCCGCTGCTGGACACCGACACGCTGTCGGCGCTGCTCACCGAACACCGCGAACGCGGCAACGCGGTCACGGTGCTGACCGCGGTCGTGGACGACCCCACCGGCTACGGGCGGATCGTGCGTGACGACGCGGGAGAGGTGACCGGCATCGTCGAGCACAAGGACGCCGACCCCGACCAGCGCGCGATCACCGAGATCAACTCGGGTGTCTACGCCTTCGACACGGCGGTACTCGTCGACGCGTTGTCACGGCTTTCGACGGACAACGCGCAGGGTGAGCTGTACCTGACCGACGTGCTCGGAATCGCACGCGGCGACGGCCGCGGCGTCGGCGCGCTCGAGGTGGGCGACCCGTGGCTCACCGAGGGCGTCAACGACCGGGTGCAGCTCTCGACGCTCGGCGCGGAGCTGAACCGGCGCATCGTGCGGCGCTGGCAGCGCGCCGGGGTCACGGTCGTCGATCCGGCCACCACGTGGCTCGACGCGGACGTCGAACTCGCCCCCGACGTGGTGTTGAGGCCGAACGTGCAGCTCCACGGCCGCACGACGGTCGGCGAGGGCGCGGAGGTGGGCCCCGACACGACGCTCACCGACGTCACCGTGGGACCCCGCGCCAGGGTCGTACGCACCCACGGCAGCGGCGCGCTCCTCGGGGAGGGCGCGGAGGTGGGCCCGTTCGCCTACCTGCGGCCCGGGACGAAGCTCGGTGAGGGCGGCAAGATCGGCACGTTCGTCGAGACGAAGAAGGCCGAGATCGGCCGCGGCACCAAGGTGCCGCACCTCACCTACGTCGGCGACGCGACCATCGGCGAGTACAGCAACATCGGTGCGTCCAGTGTGTTCGTCAACTACGACGGGGTCGAAAAGCACCACACCGTGGTGGGCTCGTACGTCCGCACCGGCTCGGACACGATGTTCATCGCGCCGGTCACAGTGGGGGACGGCGCATACAGTGGTGCTGGGACGGTGATTCGTCGCAACGTTCCTCCGGGTGCGCTCGCCGTGTCGGGGGCACCACAACGCAACATCGAAGGCTGGGTGGTCAGGCGCAGGCCCGGCACACCCGCGGCGGAGGCAGCGGAGAAGGCGCTCGCCGCACAGCAGGAAACCGAAACCGACGGGAAGTCGCCAGAATGAGCCCGAAATCCGGCACGCCGAAGAAGAACCTCATGCTCTTCGCCGGCCGTTCGCACGTCGAACTCGCCGAAGAGGTCGCGAAGCACCTCAACGTGACGATCACCCCGCAGACGCTGCACAGTTTCGCCAACGGCGAGATCTACGTCCGCTTCCAGGAGTCCGTCCGCGGCACGGACGCGTTCGTCCTCCAGAGCTTCTCCCCGCCGATCAACGAGTGGATCATGGAACAGCTCATCATGGTGGACGCGCTCAAGCGCGGAAGCGCCAAGCGCATCACCGCGATCGTGCCGTTCTACCCGTACTCGCGGCAGGACAAGAAGCACAAGGGCCGCGAACCCATCTCGGCGCGGCTCGTCGCCGACCTGTTCAAGACGGCGGGCGCCGACCGCATCCTGACGGTGGACCTGCACACCGCGCAGATCCAGGGTTTCTTCGACGGCCCCGTCGACCACCTGCACGGGCAGAACGTGCTCGCGAAGTACATCAACGAGAACTACGGCCACGAGAACATCGCCGTCGTGTCGCCGGACTCGGGCCGCGTGCGGTTGGCGGAGAAGTGGGCACAGCAGCTCGGTGACCGGCCGATCGCGTTCATCCACAAGACTCGCGACCCCGACAAGCCCAACCAGGCCGTGGCCAACCGCGTCGTCGGTGACGTGAAGGGCAAGCTGTGCGTGCTGATCGACGACATGATCGACACCGGCGGCACGATCACCAAGGCCGCCGACGCGCTCAAGGAGGAGGGCGCGGCGGATGTCGTGATCGCCTCCACCCACGGCATCCTGTCCGACCCGGCCACCGAACGCCTCGCGAAGGCGCCGGTCAGGGAGGTCGTCGTCACCAACACGCTGCCGATCCCGGAGGAGAAGCGCTTCGCGAAGCTCACGGTGCTGTCGATCGCGCCGCTGCTCGCCCGCGCCATCCAGGAGGTCTTCGAGGACGGCTCCGTGACGAGCCTCTTCGACGGCAGCGCGTGAGCCGACCGACGTCCCGTCGCTTCCACCGAAGGCCACCGTCTCCCGGGCGGTGGCCTTCGGGCTTTTCCGCCCACCGTCGGTAACCGCCGGGTGCTGTGAACGGGTCGGATCGGTTGGCCTAGACTGTAGCGGTTGTCTCGGCGAGGTGGGTGCCGCGAGAGGTCGCCGGCGCCCGACGTGATCGACGCGGCGGCTTCGAGGGCCCTCGTGCGCGCACGTCGTGGACTCGCCGCCGGACAGCCGACAAGCAACGATCTCGATTCCACCACAAGGAGTGCATCCCCGTGTCCGAGGTACGTCTCACGGTCGAACCGCGCACCGAGTTCGGCAAGGGCGCCGCGCGCCGCACCCGTCGCGCAGGCAAGATTCCCGCGGTGCTCTACGGCCACGGCGTCGACCCGCGGCACCTGGCACTGCCTGCCATCGAGTTCGCCCGCGTGATCCGCGAGAACGGTCAGAACGCGGTCATCACGCTGGACGTCAAGGGCACCGACGGTGCGGACGCCACGCAGCTCGCGCTCACGAAGACCGTGACCTTCCATCCGCTGAAGAACTACATCGAGCACGTCGACCTCCTCGTCGTCCAGCGCGGCGAGAAGGTGACCGTCGACGTCCCGGTCGTCCTGACCGGCCAGTCGGCCCCCGGCACCCTGGTGACGCAGGAGCTGGACACCGTCCAGGTCGAGGCCGAGGCGACGCACCTGCCGGAGCAGCTGGAGGTGTCGATCGACGGCGCCGCGGCCGGTACGCAGATCGCCGCCTCGCAGGTTTCGCTGCCGCAGGGCTCGACGCTGGTGACCGACCCCGAGGCGCTCGTCGTCGTCGTGGCCGAGGCTCCGAGCGAGGCCGCCATGGAGGCCACGGTGGACGTCGAGGGCGCGGGCGTGGTCGAGGACAAGCCGGAGACCCCCGAGAACGCGTGAGTCTTCCCGCGAGGACATGACCGTGACCCACGATCTGCCAGGGGCCGGCGAGCAGGTGTTGCTCGTCGGCCTCGGCAATCCCGGACCGCGTTACGCGGGCAACCGGCACAACGTCGGCTTCCTCGTCCTGGACGAGCTCGCCGACCGCATCGGCGGCCGGTTCAAGGCACACAAGGGCGGCGCGGAGGTGTGCGAGGGCCGCCTCGCGGGACGCCGGGTCGTGCTGGCCAAGCCCCGGTCGTTCATGAACCTCTCGGGCGGTCCCGTCGCGGGTACGACGCGCTTCTTCAAGATCGGCCCCGAGGGCGTCGTGGTGATCCACGACGAGCTGGACCTGCCGTACGGATCGGTGCGGCTGAAGTTCGGCGGTGGCGCAGGGGGCCACAACGGGCTTCGCTCCATCACCAAATCCCTTGGCACGCAGGACTACTTCCGGGTCCGTTTCGGCATCGACCGCCCCCCGGGTCGCATGGACCCGGCCGACTACGTGCTCAAGGACTTCTCCACCACCGAGCGGCGCGAACTGGCGCTGAACATCGACCTCTGCGCCGACGCGGTCGAAACCCTGGTCGGCAAGGGGCTGACAGCCGCGCAGAACGCTTTCCACAGCCGCTGATCAAGAGTCCACACCGGACTTTCCGTCACCTGGCCGGGTGCTGACCGCCACCCGGGAGAGTCATACTCCGCCCCGACAGGTTTCCGGGACCACTCCTCGTGGCTAGGTCGTTGCGCACAGCGACGACGTTCGAGCCCGAGAGAAGGTCCCATGTCGTTCACCGCAGACGACGTCAACGCAATCCAGTTCGACAACGCGCCGTTCGGTCGCCGCGGCTACGCCAAGGCGGAGGTCGACGCCTTCCTCAGCCGCATCGCGAAGACGTTGGCGGGCCGGGACGACCTCACCGCCGCCGAGGTCCACCACGTCCAGTTCGGACGACCGCTGCTGGGACG encodes:
- a CDS encoding ribose-phosphate diphosphokinase; the encoded protein is MSPKSGTPKKNLMLFAGRSHVELAEEVAKHLNVTITPQTLHSFANGEIYVRFQESVRGTDAFVLQSFSPPINEWIMEQLIMVDALKRGSAKRITAIVPFYPYSRQDKKHKGREPISARLVADLFKTAGADRILTVDLHTAQIQGFFDGPVDHLHGQNVLAKYINENYGHENIAVVSPDSGRVRLAEKWAQQLGDRPIAFIHKTRDPDKPNQAVANRVVGDVKGKLCVLIDDMIDTGGTITKAADALKEEGAADVVIASTHGILSDPATERLAKAPVREVVVTNTLPIPEEKRFAKLTVLSIAPLLARAIQEVFEDGSVTSLFDGSA
- a CDS encoding acyl-CoA desaturase, whose product is MTATLDESAAKPARGPKPILDGKRSAGVQFSVYFGVIAPLAALVAAVPFAWGWGLTWVDVGLFVLFYAITGLGITVAFHRHFTHGSFKAKPWLRVVMAIAGSMALQGPVITWVADHRRHHAFSDKEGDPHSPWLFGTSPMAIAKGFWHAHMGWLFERDRSNAERFAPDLLKDKAISRVDRLFWLWTLLSFALPALLGGLITWSWWGAVTAFFWAGLVRACVLHHVTWSVNSICHMIGERPFAARDRSANFWPLAIFSFGESWHNLHHADPTSARHGVKRGQIDISARLIWLFEKFGWAYNVRWPTPTRLAKLAVEGK
- a CDS encoding DivIVA domain-containing protein — encoded protein: MSFTADDVNAIQFDNAPFGRRGYAKAEVDAFLSRIAKTLAGRDDLTAAEVHHVQFGRPLLGRRGYDEQQVDEFLDAVERQLAAFRGPRRAVVTAKVHEH
- a CDS encoding 50S ribosomal protein L25/general stress protein Ctc, giving the protein MSEVRLTVEPRTEFGKGAARRTRRAGKIPAVLYGHGVDPRHLALPAIEFARVIRENGQNAVITLDVKGTDGADATQLALTKTVTFHPLKNYIEHVDLLVVQRGEKVTVDVPVVLTGQSAPGTLVTQELDTVQVEAEATHLPEQLEVSIDGAAAGTQIAASQVSLPQGSTLVTDPEALVVVVAEAPSEAAMEATVDVEGAGVVEDKPETPENA
- a CDS encoding GGDEF domain-containing protein, which translates into the protein MSDAWVLGRARELIAAVQRTDHAEQLRVTETLDELLEETRRRGEPTLVAHLLRAAGLARLVTRGLADEAEPLLDEMLTHTRRHGLALLRADAHALRGRLLVLREQEDAALTEIARALALLDDVPAPEVHLGRRAWDRLLASALNDCWIVLNQLGVYEAAEEVITRAHQAIRDSAGPHEITLQLMNRVKMLLGWGLRLERVGRTEEAGEKFRTAASMTIAVEASFAESLFPRKPGVPAVEQVGVLAASLALAAPAAAHVERLRKLTGETGYPHEQLLVTIALARCLVADGREAEAMRTLLEARHTEAEDTSQPSMRLNLLRELTTLSGGLADDTERQSDAPSPDEDPMRLLLDYATALEDELWSMRESQIATLNTRREHERLSAEHGAITQQAMQDPLTSLPNRRALDERLRAFATSTSSEPLSVALVDLDGFKDVNDQHSHAEGDAVLRVVASTLRDALRADDIVARYGGDEFVILLPKASMSAATQALTRAVKAVASLPRHLSHGVTLSVGQVCLRAQESAEEVLSRADAAMYQAKRRGGNQIASSPAGEDGSVERGATHSQGTDPTAQAGGHP
- the pth gene encoding aminoacyl-tRNA hydrolase, which gives rise to MTHDLPGAGEQVLLVGLGNPGPRYAGNRHNVGFLVLDELADRIGGRFKAHKGGAEVCEGRLAGRRVVLAKPRSFMNLSGGPVAGTTRFFKIGPEGVVVIHDELDLPYGSVRLKFGGGAGGHNGLRSITKSLGTQDYFRVRFGIDRPPGRMDPADYVLKDFSTTERRELALNIDLCADAVETLVGKGLTAAQNAFHSR
- the glmU gene encoding bifunctional UDP-N-acetylglucosamine diphosphorylase/glucosamine-1-phosphate N-acetyltransferase GlmU; the encoded protein is MTGPLSTVILAAGEGTRMRSKLPKVLHPIAGRPLVEHAVRAAAGLDPDQLVVVVGHGREAVRDHLAHVENVLGRPVTCAVQENQKGTGHAVSCALAALPSAASGTVLVTYGDVPLLDTDTLSALLTEHRERGNAVTVLTAVVDDPTGYGRIVRDDAGEVTGIVEHKDADPDQRAITEINSGVYAFDTAVLVDALSRLSTDNAQGELYLTDVLGIARGDGRGVGALEVGDPWLTEGVNDRVQLSTLGAELNRRIVRRWQRAGVTVVDPATTWLDADVELAPDVVLRPNVQLHGRTTVGEGAEVGPDTTLTDVTVGPRARVVRTHGSGALLGEGAEVGPFAYLRPGTKLGEGGKIGTFVETKKAEIGRGTKVPHLTYVGDATIGEYSNIGASSVFVNYDGVEKHHTVVGSYVRTGSDTMFIAPVTVGDGAYSGAGTVIRRNVPPGALAVSGAPQRNIEGWVVRRRPGTPAAEAAEKALAAQQETETDGKSPE